From one Amaranthus tricolor cultivar Red isolate AtriRed21 chromosome 17, ASM2621246v1, whole genome shotgun sequence genomic stretch:
- the LOC130804772 gene encoding uncharacterized protein LOC130804772: MAGVTPDPDEFRIVCPPINKEDGRLSRKYTDEGQGAKRGLSPPIEWYNVPEGTKRLALVVEDIDAPDPNAPLVPWTVWVVANIPPTIKGLPEGFSSKQQELGGEFEDIVEGNNDEKVRGWRVPMLPSHGHRFEFRLYALDDDVHLGKTVTKERLLEAIENHVIGEASLIAVF, encoded by the exons ATGGCAGGAGTAACACCCGACCCGGACGAATTTCGGATAGTATGCCCACCCATTAATAAGGAGGACGGTCGGTTATCACGTAAATATACCGACGAAGGCCAAGGCGCCAAGCGTGGATTGTCTCCTCCGATTGAGTGGTACAACGTACCTGAGGGGACAAAGCGTTTGGCGCTAGTGGTCGAGGATATTGATGCCCCAGACCCAAACGCTCCATTGGTTCCATGGACCGTTTGGGTCGTGGCTAATATCCCGCCCACTATTAAGGGCTTGCCTGAGGGGTTTTCAAGCAAGCAACAAGAATTGGGTGGAGAATTTGAAGATATTGTTGAAGGGAATAATGATGAGAAAGTACGGGGGTGGCGAGTGCCCATGTTGCCTAGCCATGGACACCGATTTGAGTTTCGGTTGTATgctcttgatgatgatgttcatcTTGGCAAGACG GTGACTAAAGAGAGGTTGCTAGAAGCTATTGAGAACCATGTAATTGGAGAGGCTTCTTTGATAGCTGTCTTTTAA
- the LOC130804233 gene encoding BAG family molecular chaperone regulator 4, with protein sequence MHNPMEDSNKDMEPETRSGGMLVQRREKNYGDENGGPMFKIKVSYGSSLYNFTVPCIFTFGELKKLLAKETGLEPEDQRLFFRGREKDDGETLLMAGLKDLSKLLLMERPASKERKMEEVRKKEEISKACAAVVEVRAEVDKLSKRASSLQASVYSGTKVDEKEFIILTEMFMVQLLKLDSIEAEGEAKIQRKNEVRRVQGYVDALDSLKAKNSNPFDDCGNTVSVATNWETFDSGVGSLTPPSASSSTKVTQDWVEFE encoded by the exons ATGCATAATCCAATGGAGGACAGTAACAAAGATATGGAGCCGGAGACAAGGTCTGGAGGGATGTTAGTtcagaggagagagaaaaattatGGTGATGAAAATGGTGGTCCTATGTTCAAAATCAAGGTCTCTTATGGTTCTTCTCTGTACAATTTCACTGTCCCTTGCATCTTCACTTTTG GTGAATTGAAGAAGCTTCTTGCAAAAGAAACAGGATTAGAGCCGGAGGACCAAAGACTCTTCTTCCGTGGGAGGGAGAAGGATGATGGTGAGACTCTGCTTATGGCAGGTTTAAAGGACCTCTCGAAGTTGTTGCTTATGGAGCGTCCAGCtagcaaagaaagaaaaatggaagaggtaagaaagaaagaagaaatttcAAAGGCATGTGCCGCAGTTGTTGAGGTTCGGGCAGAAGTTGATAAGCTTTCCAAAAGG GCTTCCTCCTTGCAAGCATCTGTTTATAGTGGGACAAAGGTTGATGAAAAGGAGTTTATCATTTTGACTGAGATGTTTATGGTTCAATTGTTGAAATTGGATAGCATTGAGGCTGAAGGAGAAGCAAAAATCCAGAGGAAGAATGAG GTTCGTCGTGTGCAAGGCTACGTGGATGCACTGGATTCCCTGAAGGCAAAAAATTCCAATCCATTTGACGATTGTGGTAATACTGTCTCAGTGGCCACCAATTGGGAGACTTTTGATTCTGGAGTCGGCAGCTTAACTCCGCCTTCTGCTTCATCGTCTACAAAAGTTACTCAAGACTGGGTGGAATTCGAATAG